A genome region from Streptomyces sp. S4.7 includes the following:
- a CDS encoding DUF3039 domain-containing protein has protein sequence MSTLEPERGAGTGTLVEPTPKVSHGDGDHERFAHYVQKDKIMASALDGTPVVALCGKVWVPGRDPKKYPVCPMCKEIYESMGPGGDKDKGGKDKSGKGKS, from the coding sequence ATGAGCACTCTTGAGCCCGAGCGCGGGGCAGGTACGGGCACCCTCGTGGAGCCGACACCGAAGGTGTCGCACGGCGACGGCGACCACGAGCGCTTCGCCCATTACGTCCAGAAGGACAAGATCATGGCGAGTGCCCTCGACGGCACTCCGGTGGTGGCACTCTGCGGGAAGGTCTGGGTCCCGGGGCGCGACCCCAAGAAGTACCCGGTCTGTCCGATGTGCAAGGAGATCTACGAGTCCATGGGCCCCGGCGGGGACAAGGACAAGGGCGGCAAGGACAAGAGCGGCAAGGGC